From a single Osmerus mordax isolate fOsmMor3 chromosome 14, fOsmMor3.pri, whole genome shotgun sequence genomic region:
- the ptger4b gene encoding prostaglandin E receptor 4 (subtype EP4) b, with protein MNNTTSNENPRSWDPTIPVIMFIFGVVGNVIAIVVLRKTRKEQKETTFYTLVCGLAVTDLLGTLLASPVTIATYMKGRWPGGEPLCQYSGFILLFFFLVQLSIVFAMSIERYLAINHAYFYNHYVDQRLAALTLVTIYVSNVIFCALPSMGLGEVKLQYPKTWCFIDWRTNDSIHATFSYMYAGVNSFLVLATVICNVMVCGALIMMHKRFIRRTSLGTDQGRIADLRRRRSFRRLAGAEIQMVILLIATSATVLICSIPLVLRIFVNQLSRAKVDVPPAENPDLQAIRMASVNPILDPWIYILLRKTVVLKLVEKIKCLFCRMGSRGRRQARGQFHCVDGHSSIVSRDGPSLVSPGLREVISTSETFLYLPEASDSGPGGFTPGGLGRPSPTAVERSLLQDLNMVREQEDPLLATSEVKTPETPGGMNRLPLEPSKDPALYVTFTDETSNLQEKCI; from the exons ATGAATAACACCACCTCGAACGAAAATCCCCGGTCCTGGGATCCCACCATCCCAGTCATCATGTTCATATTCGGTGTGGTGGGCAATGTTATCGCCATCGTGGTGCTACGCAAAACTAGGAAGGAACAGAAGGAGACCACATTCTACACGCTCGTGTGCGGACTCGCAGTGACTGACCTCCTGGGCACTCTCCTGGCCAGTCCCGTCACCATTGCAACCTACATGAAGGGCCGGTGGCCAGGGGGAGAGCCGCTGTGCCAGTACTCTGGATTTATCCTCCTATTCTTCTTCTTGGTGCAGCTCAGCATCGTCTTCGCCATGTCCATCGAGAGATACCTGGCCATTAACCATGCCTATTTCTACAACCATTACGTTGACCAGAGACTTGCCGCCCTGACACTGGTAACCATTTACGTTTCAAACGTTATCTTTTGCGCGCTGCCCAGCATGGGTCTTGGAGAGGTCAAACTCCAGTATCCAAAGACGTGGTGCTTTATCGACTGGCGGACAAACGACTCGATTCATGCCACCTTCTCCTACATGTACGCTGGTGTGAATTCGTTTCTGGTCCTGGCCACTGTCATATGCAACGTGATGGTGTGCGGGGCGCTCATCATGATGCACAAGCGGTTCATACGCAGGACCTCGCTGGGCACGGACCAGGGGCGCATCGCGGACCTGCGGCGCAGGCGGAGTTTCAGGCGCTTGGCTGGGGCAGAGATACAAATGGTCATACTGCTCATAGCTACTTCTGCCACAGTACTCATCTGCTCAATACCGTTAGTG ctGCGAATCTTCGTCAACCAGCTGTCCCGTGCCAAGGTGGACGTCCCCCCCGCTGAGAACCCTGACCTGCAAGCCATCCGGATGGCCTCGGTCAACCCGATCCTGGACCCCTGGATCTACATCCTGCTGAGGAAGACCGTGGTCCTGAAGCTGGTGGAGAAGATCAAGTGTCTGTTCTGCAGGATGGGCAGCAGGGGCCGCCGCCAGGCCAGAGGCCAGTTCCACTGCGTCGACGGCCACTCCTCTATCGTGTCCCGGGATGGCCCCTCGCTGGTGTCCCCCGGGCTGAGGGAGGTCATCAGCACTTCGGAGACCTTTCTCTACCTGCCCGAGGCTTCCGACTCTGGGCCCGGTGGGTTCACTCCCGGGGGCCTGGGCAGACCCAGCCCCACAGCAGTGGAGCGCTCCCTTCTCCAGGACCTCAACATGGTAAGAGAGCAAGAGGACCCATTACTGGCCACCTCTGAGGTCAAGACGCCGGAAACGCCAGGTGGGATGAACAGGCTACCCCTGGAGCCCTCGAAGGACCCAGCTCTTTATGTCACCTTCACGGACGAGACCTCGAACTTGCAGGAGAAATGCATCTGA